The following are from one region of the Cloacibacterium sp. TD35 genome:
- a CDS encoding DUF6427 family protein: MFRLLSKESNIFSIPVYIFFLFLLIITFNILDFKTLGVFSSIITFCGFALGYFLFNAIGLNYNTHLPLFLYTFFVFALYPGSLDIGIAMSLFTNSFIMVLLTSNQDEVRKNSYLIIGAILAVNFLFLPTTWPMFIFVLIHLISTSDHISLNLFRLFFGKILVFGTYFGVMYLIGYHDFDENYIPYVETSLMQDYYPLYFLLPVALYVLYAIMDHFANFNKKSPSSKFKYTFMLLFFLAQLVTVFLYMGKNYEYLLLLVLPNVIILSRALRFLKKYWMKELGLWILILTLLLFKLTTYIDIDELIRI, from the coding sequence ATGTTCAGATTACTATCAAAAGAAAGCAATATTTTTTCGATTCCTGTCTATATATTTTTTTTATTTCTTTTGATAATAACATTTAATATATTGGATTTCAAAACGTTAGGCGTTTTTTCTAGCATTATTACGTTTTGTGGATTTGCATTAGGATATTTTCTTTTCAATGCTATTGGCCTGAATTACAATACTCATCTTCCTCTTTTTCTGTATACATTTTTTGTATTTGCATTATATCCGGGAAGTTTAGATATAGGAATTGCAATGTCACTGTTTACCAACTCCTTTATAATGGTTTTATTGACCAGCAATCAAGATGAAGTAAGAAAAAATTCATACCTAATCATCGGAGCGATTTTGGCAGTTAATTTCTTATTTCTGCCTACAACGTGGCCTATGTTTATTTTTGTATTGATTCACCTTATTTCTACTTCAGACCATATTTCTCTTAATCTTTTTAGACTTTTCTTTGGGAAAATTTTGGTTTTCGGGACTTATTTTGGTGTAATGTATTTAATTGGTTATCATGATTTTGACGAGAACTACATTCCATATGTAGAAACCTCTCTGATGCAAGATTATTACCCATTATATTTTCTTTTGCCTGTGGCTTTATATGTTTTATATGCAATAATGGACCACTTTGCCAATTTTAATAAAAAAAGTCCGTCTAGTAAATTTAAGTATACTTTTATGCTCTTGTTTTTCTTGGCACAATTGGTGACGGTATTTCTCTACATGGGCAAAAATTACGAGTATTTACTTCTACTTGTTTTACCAAATGTAATTATTCTTTCCAGAGCATTGAGATTTTTAAAAAAATATTGGATGAAAGAATTAGGTTTATGGATACTTATACTCACTTTATTACTTTTTAAACTTACTACCTATATAGATATAGATGAACTAATTAGAATATGA
- a CDS encoding DUF3109 family protein, giving the protein MIQIDDKLISEDIFSEEFVCNLSKCKGICCVEGDAGAPLDKNETEILERIYPKIKSYLRPEGIAAIEEQGTHVTDIDGDLVTPLVNGGECAYVIFDEKGIIKCGIEKAYEDGIVDWQKPISCHLYPIRVTEYRTFTALNYHEWDVCSDACTLGKELHVPVYKFLKTPLIRKYGEDFYKTLCEAAEEWEREFNS; this is encoded by the coding sequence ATGATTCAAATAGATGATAAATTAATTTCTGAAGATATTTTTTCTGAAGAATTTGTATGCAACCTTAGCAAATGTAAAGGTATCTGCTGTGTAGAAGGAGATGCGGGGGCTCCGCTTGATAAAAACGAAACTGAAATTCTGGAAAGAATTTACCCTAAAATTAAAAGTTATTTAAGGCCAGAAGGAATTGCTGCCATCGAAGAGCAAGGAACACACGTTACCGATATTGATGGAGATTTGGTAACGCCACTCGTAAATGGTGGAGAATGTGCTTATGTAATTTTTGATGAAAAAGGCATTATAAAATGTGGCATAGAAAAAGCATATGAAGATGGTATAGTAGATTGGCAAAAACCCATTTCTTGTCATCTCTATCCTATTAGAGTAACGGAGTATAGAACATTTACCGCTCTCAATTATCATGAGTGGGATGTATGTAGTGACGCTTGTACTCTTGGAAAAGAACTGCATGTTCCTGTGTATAAATTTCTAAAAACGCCACTGATTAGAAAATACGGAGAAGATTTTTACAAAACCCTCTGCGAAGCTGCAGAAGAGTGGGAACGCGAATTTAATTCGTAG
- a CDS encoding trigger factor produces MNVTRTNHDEVSALLTVTLNKSDYKDKVEKQLINYAKNATVPGFRKGKVPLSMVRKQFEAGIAFEEINKQISEVLNNYVNESNLRLVGQPVPVPMNELDYNAEEVSVGFEVGFEPDFNIDLSSYEAPHYKVEATDKEINQSIENMQKRFADKDAQDKATKDSYVALSIAQVVEADAEGEHNHPPKNVVVSAEQKEAFGLVKSHKVGDVVKLTKTQLTENETLAKDLNYNEHELGHIHHEDLEATVTEIYKLNLAPLDQELFDKVYGEGNINSEEELKTRVKTELDEYFQQNADIHFVNKVLESVSEKTDVHLPEAFLVKWLLFSNPNITSEEQAKEILEAEKTIIKNQIIEGKLFQDYDVKVDYADVLGQAEVLVNNQLAMYGIHNLPQEEVQKYAVEMLKQEEQVRQISQEVAMGKLKDVILEKAKKKETKITHEKFLAELQK; encoded by the coding sequence ATGAATGTTACAAGAACCAATCATGACGAAGTAAGTGCTTTGCTTACAGTAACTTTAAATAAATCTGATTACAAAGATAAAGTTGAAAAACAACTGATCAATTATGCTAAAAATGCTACTGTTCCTGGTTTCAGAAAAGGAAAAGTTCCATTGAGCATGGTTAGAAAACAATTTGAAGCAGGTATTGCTTTTGAAGAAATTAACAAACAAATTTCTGAAGTATTGAACAACTATGTAAACGAAAGTAATTTAAGATTAGTTGGTCAGCCAGTTCCAGTTCCTATGAACGAACTAGATTACAATGCAGAAGAAGTTTCTGTAGGTTTCGAAGTTGGTTTTGAACCAGATTTTAATATTGATTTATCTTCTTACGAAGCTCCTCACTACAAAGTAGAAGCTACTGATAAAGAAATCAACCAAAGCATCGAAAACATGCAAAAAAGATTTGCAGACAAAGATGCTCAAGATAAAGCAACTAAAGATTCTTATGTAGCACTTTCTATTGCACAAGTAGTAGAAGCTGATGCAGAGGGAGAGCACAATCATCCACCGAAAAATGTAGTAGTTTCTGCGGAGCAAAAAGAAGCTTTCGGTTTGGTAAAATCTCACAAAGTAGGTGATGTAGTGAAGTTAACTAAAACTCAGTTAACTGAAAACGAAACATTGGCTAAAGATTTAAATTACAACGAGCATGAACTAGGTCACATTCATCACGAAGATTTAGAAGCTACAGTTACAGAAATCTATAAATTAAACTTAGCACCACTAGATCAAGAATTATTTGATAAAGTATATGGTGAAGGAAACATCAATTCTGAAGAAGAACTAAAAACAAGAGTAAAAACTGAATTAGACGAATATTTCCAACAAAATGCTGATATTCACTTTGTGAATAAAGTATTAGAAAGCGTTTCTGAAAAGACAGATGTTCATTTACCAGAAGCATTCTTAGTAAAATGGTTACTATTCTCTAATCCAAACATTACTTCTGAAGAACAAGCTAAAGAAATTTTAGAAGCAGAAAAAACTATCATCAAAAATCAAATCATCGAAGGAAAATTATTCCAAGATTATGATGTAAAAGTAGATTATGCAGATGTTTTAGGTCAGGCAGAAGTATTAGTTAACAATCAGTTAGCAATGTATGGAATTCATAATCTTCCGCAAGAAGAAGTGCAGAAATATGCTGTAGAAATGCTAAAACAAGAAGAGCAAGTAAGACAGATTTCTCAAGAAGTTGCTATGGGTAAACTGAAAGATGTTATCCTAGAAAAAGCAAAGAAAAAAGAAACTAAAATTACACACGAGAAATTTTTAGCAGAATTACAAAAGTAA